From the genome of Oryza glaberrima chromosome 1, OglaRS2, whole genome shotgun sequence:
aattaataattacttaaattttttgaataagacgaacggtcaaacatatttaaaaaagtcaatggcgtcaaatatttagaaacggagggagtactatttaaCAACTAACAAGCTAGTTTTCAAAAACTTAAGAAGGTGTGTGCCTGCATGTGGGTCCAGCTTGTCAGGCCAAAGAAAGTAGCAGCCCATGCATTGCACTGTTGCAGTGCAGGCTCCAGAGGCAGCAGCTGCAGTAGCTTACCTTTGCagtgggagagggaggaaggctGAGATTTGATGAGAAGGGGGGATATGCAGATGCAGGAAGCATCACATTATGGGCTAATCATGCCAAATGCAAAGGCACCAAGCCACAGCTTTTTACCACCCCCTCCTTCCCCCTTTCCCTATCTTTCTCCTCATCATATGTGTCATGATGCATTGCACACCCACACACACTAGCTACACTAGCTAACCCTTGCTATGCTTGCACAAACACCTAAAGACACACCTTTCAACTTTCACCTTTTTACcacttcaaatattttattctcacacatacacacacaaacaatCTCTCTCCATCGATCTCACTCTCACTAGCAAAGCTCTATATTTATCCTGCCTTGATGGTTTTGTTGTTGCCACTAGCTAGCAAAGCTTATTTATGCTTGGGGGTAATGACCCATACCTAAGAACAAAAGTTGCCCTTTTGTCTCCAAAGGGAACTAGTCAAGCAGAAGAGGAGATCGATCAGCAACTAGCATAGTTTGATCccaagagagatcgatcgattaatTAGCAACAAGCCAACGACAAGCTTAGCAATTTGATAACAATGGCGACTAGTGAAGCCGCAGCCATCTCCAACCCTTTCGCTCCTCTCACCAACCATCAGCAAgaacaccctcctcctcctcctcccgccaaGAAGAAGCGCAATCTCCCCGGCACACCAGGCAAGTGCACAACACAATTAACCTCAAAATCTTCCTCATTTTGCTGTGTTTGACTCGACTGATCAACGGCGATGTCGGTGGGTGCAGATCCGGAGGCGGAGGTGATCGCGCTGTCGCCGAGGACGCTGATGGCGACGAACAGGTTCGTGTGCGAGATATGCGGGAAGGGGTTCCAGCGAGACCAGAACCTGCAGCTGCACCGGCGAGGGCACAACCTGCCGTGGAAGCTGCGGCAGCGGAGCGGGAAGGAGCCGAGGAAGCGGGTGTACGTGTGCCCGGAGAAGAGCTGCGTCCACCACAACCCGTCGCGCGCGCTCGGCGACCTCACCGGGATCAAGAAGCACTTCTGCCGCAAGCACGGCGAGAAGAAGTGGAAGTGCGACAAGTGCTCCAAGCGCTATGCCGTCCAGTCCGACTGGAAGGCCCACTCCAAGACCTGCGGCACCCGCGAGTATCGCTGCGACTGCGGCACCCTCTTCTCCAGGTACGCCCGCCGCCCCGCCatggccacggccacggccacgggaGGATCTCGAGCCCCTACTACCGGCGTTACAACTATAAAAGCCcccactaaaattttagcatacaTTCATTAGAAGAGGGGACTATAGTTTATTAGTTTTATATGGCTTGTTAGCTCCAGGCTTTGATATGATCGTCGACGATGGTGGCGATAGCTTAACGCGATCCATGCATGGTTGGATATTGGATGCAGGAGGGACAGCTTCATCACGCACCGCGCGTTCTGCGACGCGCtggcggaggagacggcgaggcTGAACGCGGCGTCcggggccgccgcggcggcggcggcggccacggccacgTCGCTGTGCGGGCAGAGCTACCTGTTCGCCGGGTCGGGTGGGCCGGGGATGGCGGGCATGCGGCCAAACATGAtgatgccgccggcggcggcggcggctggagggcAGCTCAGGGCGGGTCAGATGCTCGGTCCGGCGGAGGGGGGCGTCGGTGGGGACCtgtgcgacggcggcgtggcgcggcacgGCGGGCTGTCGCTGTGGGGTGGCGAGGCGTTGCCGTCCATGGGCCACATTGGCGTCCTGGCcagcggtggcgcggcgacAGTGCCGCCGCAGCTGTACGTGGATCTCTTCGCGCCGAGctccggcgcgccgccgccgcagttcgACGCGGCGCAGCTGAGCTGGCTGTACGGGAACGGCAAGCTCTCGTCGTCGAATGCCAGCGAGCTGACGAGCGCCActgcggcggcgaaggaggcggagAGCGTGCCGTCCGTGTTCAGCAACCAGCAGCACGCGAAGCCCGCGGCGCCCACCGACATGTCCGCGACGGCTCTGCTGCAGAAGGCCGCGCAGATCGGCGCCGTGACATCCACCGCCGCGATGCCCCTAGTGTCCCCGTTCGAGCCGACCAAgcccggcggcgccaccgcctcaCCGGCCGACGAGTGCGGCAAGTTCGACGGTGCAGCCCTATTCGCCGGCGCGAGCCATCACAATGCCAACCTCGGCGGCGCAATGAGCGAGCTcacggcggccgccggcaaCGTGCCTTACGACGTCTTGTCGGCGGTGCGCCACCATGCCGGCCTgaaggacgccggcggcgtcgggagAGAGGAAACTAGGGATTTCTTGGGCGTTGGCGTGCAAGCACTGTGCTCGTCGTCGATACATGGGTGGATTTAAACCTTAATTTGCATGCTAATTCTGTAGCCATGAAGAGATTAGTTAGTGCTAATTTTGAAGCTATGTAAGCAAGTAAGCTACAGTGGAGtgaagcatgcatgcaagctCACAAAAGGGCTCAAGAAGAGCACCcaatttaatttactaaaaTTTCATTTCTTGTTTTCACAAACCATGCTCTTGATCGTGCTACTTGAAGTTGATGGAACTTGAGCCATGGTGATAGGGCTGCACTAACTATTCAAcggagttgtttttttttttgtgcaaatgcTCTATATGGGTTCATGGAAGAAGATATTGAGCAAGAAGAGAAGCAATGGTAACTGGCAAGCAAAAAGGTGGCAAGAGATCTATGCATATTCTCAAGAACCATTAATCAAAGAGTATCTCTCCCCTTTgtttactactagtactactttgttcttaagaaaaaaaggCAATTGGGGATGTCACTTTACAACTCTATTATTGCACAAACCAAATTACCTTTTCAATGCAGCTAGCTTGATCCTGTTTTTAACATATGTGCATTTTTATTTCTAGCCTTAGTGCCATATATATAAAGGATGATCTTTGCCCCTAATAATA
Proteins encoded in this window:
- the LOC127756053 gene encoding zinc finger protein NUTCRACKER-like; this translates as MATSEAAAISNPFAPLTNHQQEHPPPPPPAKKKRNLPGTPDPEAEVIALSPRTLMATNRFVCEICGKGFQRDQNLQLHRRGHNLPWKLRQRSGKEPRKRVYVCPEKSCVHHNPSRALGDLTGIKKHFCRKHGEKKWKCDKCSKRYAVQSDWKAHSKTCGTREYRCDCGTLFSRRDSFITHRAFCDALAEETARLNAASGAAAAAAAATATSLCGQSYLFAGSGGPGMAGMRPNMMMPPAAAAAGGQLRAGQMLGPAEGGVGGDLCDGGVARHGGLSLWGGEALPSMGHIGVLASGGAATVPPQLYVDLFAPSSGAPPPQFDAAQLSWLYGNGKLSSSNASELTSATAAAKEAESVPSVFSNQQHAKPAAPTDMSATALLQKAAQIGAVTSTAAMPLVSPFEPTKPGGATASPADECGKFDGAALFAGASHHNANLGGAMSELTAAAGNVPYDVLSAVRHHAGLKDAGGVGREETRDFLGVGVQALCSSSIHGWI